TGTAGCAGTTTCGATTTCATTTCTTACCTTGATTGCATCTTCTGAGATGCCTTTCTTTTTTGCTGAATATTCAAGGCAATCGATAAGGGCGATGGTGGCAGCAAGCTTTTTGCCAAGGACGAATTTCTGGGCTTCAAGACTCTTGGTATAAGAGTACTTAGCCCTGAATTGCATCATGCGAACATCAATTTTGGCGTTTAGCCCTGCGCCTACCCAGCATTCATTACCATTGCCGCGTGATGGCAGGATTACGCAGGGGATGTTTCTGGTGGCCAGTTCTCCCCAGACAGTTGTTTCAACGTTTGCTTTTGAATACACAACCATTGACCCGATCCTACTGAAAGGAATACGCGAGCTGTTACCGTCCGGGAGTTTCACAACAAGTGATTTGCCGTCACGGATGATGGTTGTTCCTGATTTATCGATAATGAGGGTAACTGCGTTCATGAGAAATACCTCAGTAGGAAATTTGATACTTTTTTAAGAAATGTTGCTTCGCCATCAGAAGTGTTCAGCCAGATATCGTTGGCCGATCTTGCCGGGCATATCCAGACCGTATCTTCAGCATCATCAATCATTGCTTTCAGTCTGCGTATGGTATGCTTTTTTTGTTTTTCAGTGAGGTTAGCCGTAAATACGGACCTTTGTTCATGCAGGGCGAATAGCTTTAGGTATCTGAAAATTTTGTTTAGTCTTTTGGGGTCGG
The Maridesulfovibrio zosterae DSM 11974 DNA segment above includes these coding regions:
- the cas2 gene encoding CRISPR-associated endonuclease Cas2 → MYRKRWFIITYDITDPKRLNKIFRYLKLFALHEQRSVFTANLTEKQKKHTIRRLKAMIDDAEDTVWICPARSANDIWLNTSDGEATFLKKVSNFLLRYFS